From a region of the Chitinophaga caseinilytica genome:
- a CDS encoding SusC/RagA family TonB-linked outer membrane protein, translated as MQSNARCNRYGHRMPCTDGGYRRLPTNLHVTVITAMLLFFSIGAYAQKITYAGKNVPLEKTFSVIKAQTGYLVVYSSGLLKDAKKITVNASNMPLQTFLDKIFEQQPLKYVIKQNTILLTPKTQSAGVPEKEAAIREEMDRAQEQVITGIVTNEQGVPIPGATLRRKGGTNGAVTGEDGAFRLNAGKGDIVLVQMMGFRMQEIAIGGQSTLKISLQPEAVNLENVTISTGYKKIPKYQLTGAASVITEKEYDQRVAVTGNFLESLEGKVPGLVYNSQTGELSIRGVSTFDAVKRPLIVVDGFPTEIDLNTINPIDIVSISVLRDAAAASIYGVRASNGVIVVETRRGQAGKARFNFRATTAMQDAPDFGYLRYAGAPEFAGLQEAQFRKSNPSESSYTTTGGPPAPVFQILFDEKANRITPAIARQRLDSIAGYDNRRDYENLFYRSRAAHNLNLDVSGGGEKSTYLFGVNYIGEKREGMNAKNDQLMLNLANTFQLSPRIRMDFRSTYAHAASGQGVIPSLTDFYPYERLTDEHGNPVSVVQGPNRDYLSTGTSKARNDRLIAAGLYDQLYYPYRQLTANTTDIKTNSVKVQARLEGKIASWLTAEVGGNYEYLQGVSKNLLLESAYEVRQLLNMKATKDASGRPQFIDVPQGNILRKTDQNAMNYTLRGQLNADKRFGDHEITGMLGAEQRRTTADATLASFFGYDGQTLLSKPVNLQRASLSTRPAFTDANMYGSGMNLTNYFNETSSDRRFMSYYAQATYIYKSKYIATGSYRIDQSNLFGVDPKYKYRPLWSTGLAWRLHMEDFLKDKTWISELKLNATTGLNGNVPLSNNGPFLILQSQLNNLFDVSQPAYFVLTPENQSLRWETTRSYNLRLDYGFFNNRLYGSVDYYVKRTNDVFGQYDADPTTGFNQYNANTATIRNSGVDLLISSVNARSRKFEWRTSLTASLNHNKVLAVKATEYDNSQSITSNRINRKDYPMDALFSYNYGGLTNMGKPFVNDRKGGQHILNFYGAAVVDVTFDDLIYNGTVTPKYVLGLNNQFTVGAFDLSFLFMYYGGHVMRVEQPSPDNLGSYATPLLEGSANYWKQPGDELVTQIPGFTPGRAADPYYFSSYARYGYKYASQFVRRADYIRLRDVVLTWNANFAFMKKAGFSRTQLRLQGQNMFKYTFSGNDIDPEAIDRVSGRRRLEVQPLYSLSLFTNF; from the coding sequence ATGCAATCAAACGCTCGATGCAACCGGTACGGGCATCGTATGCCCTGTACAGACGGCGGCTACCGCCGGTTGCCAACCAACCTCCATGTAACTGTCATCACCGCGATGCTATTATTTTTCAGCATCGGGGCGTATGCGCAAAAGATCACCTACGCCGGTAAGAACGTGCCGCTGGAGAAAACATTTTCCGTCATCAAAGCGCAGACCGGTTACCTCGTGGTGTACAGTTCCGGACTGTTGAAAGACGCGAAAAAAATTACCGTGAACGCCAGCAATATGCCGCTGCAAACGTTCCTGGACAAGATATTCGAACAGCAACCGCTGAAGTATGTCATTAAACAAAACACCATCCTGCTGACCCCAAAAACGCAATCGGCCGGCGTCCCGGAAAAGGAAGCCGCCATCCGGGAAGAAATGGACCGCGCGCAGGAGCAGGTTATCACCGGCATCGTGACCAATGAACAAGGCGTGCCCATCCCCGGCGCCACCCTCCGCAGGAAAGGCGGCACCAACGGCGCTGTTACCGGCGAAGACGGCGCTTTCCGGCTCAACGCCGGCAAAGGCGATATCGTGCTCGTGCAGATGATGGGGTTCCGCATGCAGGAAATCGCCATCGGCGGGCAAAGCACGCTGAAGATCTCGCTGCAGCCCGAAGCGGTAAACCTGGAGAACGTGACCATTTCCACCGGGTATAAGAAAATCCCGAAATACCAGCTCACCGGCGCCGCGTCCGTCATCACCGAAAAGGAATATGACCAGCGCGTGGCCGTTACCGGCAATTTCCTCGAAAGCCTCGAGGGTAAAGTGCCGGGGCTGGTGTATAACAGCCAGACGGGCGAGCTTTCCATCCGCGGCGTTTCCACCTTCGATGCGGTAAAAAGGCCGCTGATCGTGGTAGACGGCTTCCCGACGGAGATCGACCTCAATACCATCAACCCCATCGATATCGTTTCCATTTCCGTACTGCGCGATGCCGCCGCGGCATCCATTTACGGGGTGCGCGCTTCCAACGGCGTGATCGTCGTGGAAACGCGGAGAGGCCAGGCCGGCAAGGCCCGCTTCAATTTCCGCGCCACCACTGCCATGCAGGACGCGCCCGATTTCGGGTACCTGCGCTACGCCGGCGCGCCGGAATTTGCCGGGCTGCAGGAAGCGCAGTTCCGGAAATCCAATCCCTCAGAATCCAGCTACACCACCACAGGCGGGCCCCCGGCACCGGTGTTCCAGATCCTGTTCGACGAAAAAGCCAATCGCATCACGCCCGCCATCGCCCGCCAACGGCTCGATTCCATTGCCGGGTACGACAACCGCCGCGATTACGAAAACCTGTTCTACCGCTCCCGCGCCGCGCATAACCTCAACCTCGACGTGAGCGGCGGCGGCGAGAAAAGCACCTATCTTTTCGGCGTAAACTACATCGGCGAGAAGCGCGAAGGCATGAATGCAAAAAACGACCAGCTCATGCTCAACCTGGCCAATACCTTTCAATTGTCGCCCCGCATCCGGATGGACTTCCGCAGTACCTATGCCCACGCCGCATCCGGCCAGGGCGTGATCCCTTCGCTGACGGACTTTTATCCCTACGAACGCCTCACCGACGAACACGGCAATCCCGTTTCCGTTGTGCAGGGCCCCAACCGCGATTACCTCAGCACCGGCACTTCGAAAGCCCGTAACGACCGGTTGATCGCGGCGGGGCTGTACGATCAGCTCTATTATCCTTACCGCCAGCTGACCGCCAATACCACCGATATCAAAACCAACTCGGTGAAAGTTCAGGCCCGGCTGGAAGGGAAGATCGCTTCCTGGCTCACCGCGGAAGTAGGCGGGAACTACGAATACCTGCAAGGTGTGTCGAAAAACCTGTTGCTGGAATCGGCTTATGAAGTGCGTCAGCTGCTCAATATGAAAGCCACGAAAGACGCCAGCGGGCGCCCGCAGTTCATCGACGTTCCGCAAGGCAACATCCTCCGGAAAACCGATCAGAATGCCATGAACTACACGCTCCGCGGACAGCTCAATGCCGATAAGCGTTTCGGGGATCATGAGATCACCGGCATGCTGGGCGCCGAACAACGCAGGACGACCGCAGACGCCACGCTGGCCAGCTTCTTCGGGTACGACGGTCAAACGCTGCTCAGTAAGCCCGTCAACCTCCAGCGCGCTTCCCTGTCTACCCGCCCCGCATTTACCGACGCGAACATGTACGGCTCCGGGATGAACCTGACGAACTATTTCAACGAAACCAGCAGCGACCGCCGCTTCATGTCGTATTACGCGCAAGCCACCTACATCTACAAAAGCAAATACATCGCAACGGGCAGTTACCGGATCGACCAGTCGAACCTCTTCGGCGTGGACCCGAAGTATAAATACCGCCCGCTTTGGTCTACCGGCCTGGCATGGCGCCTGCATATGGAGGATTTCCTGAAAGACAAAACCTGGATCAGCGAACTGAAACTGAACGCCACCACCGGCCTCAACGGCAACGTGCCCCTCAGCAATAACGGGCCGTTCCTCATCCTGCAATCGCAGCTCAACAATCTGTTCGACGTATCGCAGCCCGCATATTTCGTGCTGACGCCGGAGAACCAGTCGCTCCGCTGGGAAACCACCCGCTCCTACAACCTCCGCCTCGATTATGGGTTCTTCAACAACCGGCTGTACGGTTCGGTGGATTATTACGTGAAGCGGACCAACGACGTGTTCGGGCAGTACGACGCCGATCCCACCACCGGGTTCAACCAATACAACGCCAATACCGCCACCATCCGCAACAGCGGGGTAGACCTGCTCATTTCCTCCGTGAACGCGCGCAGCCGGAAATTCGAATGGCGGACTTCGCTCACCGCATCGCTGAACCACAACAAGGTGCTGGCGGTGAAAGCCACGGAATATGATAATTCCCAGAGCATCACCAGCAACCGCATCAACCGGAAAGATTATCCGATGGATGCCTTGTTCAGTTATAATTACGGCGGCCTCACCAACATGGGCAAACCCTTCGTGAACGACCGGAAAGGCGGGCAGCATATCCTCAACTTCTACGGTGCGGCCGTGGTGGACGTCACGTTCGACGATCTCATCTACAACGGGACGGTTACGCCCAAATACGTGCTGGGCTTGAACAACCAGTTTACGGTAGGAGCTTTCGACCTGTCGTTCCTCTTCATGTATTACGGCGGCCACGTTATGCGTGTGGAGCAGCCCAGCCCGGACAACCTCGGTTCCTACGCCACGCCGCTGCTGGAAGGTTCCGCCAATTACTGGAAGCAGCCCGGAGACGAACTGGTGACGCAGATCCCCGGATTTACACCCGGCAGGGCGGCTGACCCGTATTATTTTTCGTCGTACGCGCGATATGGGTATAAGTATGCATCGCAATTCGTGCGCCGGGCCGATTACATCCGCCTGCGCGATGTGGTGCTGACCTGGAACGCCAATTTCGCTTTCATGAAGAAAGCGGGCTTCTCCCGCACGCAGTTGCGCCTGCAGGGGCAGAATATGTTCAAATACACGTTCAGCGGGAATGATATCGATCCGGAAGCCATCGACCGCGTGAGCGGCCGCCGCCGGCTGGAAGTACAGCCGCTGTACAGCCTTTCCCTTTTCACTAACTTCTAA
- a CDS encoding RagB/SusD family nutrient uptake outer membrane protein, with amino-acid sequence MQFKYIFLTLAAAALSMTGCNKFLDVKPKGIVIPDKVNDFQLMLNSRNMNFSYPTVLLEISDDYYEEFDDLSTAPSANAYFWREGLDQNEQSEPIAWGPLYNTIYHANVIINNVLKVKDGTEAQRKSVEAEALVIRSDCYFTLLTIFAKAYNPATAAKDPGLPLITSTDVTDKTPQRASVQVTLDSMLNALHRAIPSLPLTNLNKHRPTKYAAYGLLARIYLYMRNFPEAGKYADLALSMQHTLIDYNDYVDVWDFPSMDANPEVLWQRGSLDYMLPAGGRLQKSLADLYPDSDRRKTLLTYEWPAGSGFYTYNAEPGWFNFGSTFPEMYLTKAEALARNDQPAAAMDVINELRRYRIDTDAYAPLTAANKTDALQKVLLERRKELAFRGQRWMDMKRLDQEGLMPKVDRVLRSTGAVQATLAPGDKKYVFQIPARVQQFNPDIILNDR; translated from the coding sequence ATGCAATTCAAATATATTTTCCTTACACTGGCAGCGGCCGCATTATCGATGACGGGCTGCAACAAGTTCCTCGACGTTAAGCCCAAAGGGATCGTGATCCCCGATAAGGTGAACGATTTCCAGCTGATGCTGAATTCCCGGAACATGAACTTCAGCTATCCCACCGTGCTGCTGGAAATTTCAGATGATTATTACGAAGAGTTCGACGATCTCAGCACCGCACCTTCCGCCAATGCTTACTTCTGGCGCGAAGGGCTCGACCAGAACGAACAGTCGGAGCCCATTGCCTGGGGGCCGCTGTACAACACGATCTACCATGCCAATGTGATCATCAATAACGTGCTGAAGGTGAAAGACGGCACCGAAGCCCAGCGGAAATCCGTGGAGGCCGAGGCGCTGGTGATCCGTTCGGATTGCTATTTCACGCTGCTGACAATATTCGCCAAAGCGTACAATCCCGCTACGGCTGCGAAAGATCCGGGACTGCCGCTGATCACGAGCACGGACGTGACCGATAAAACGCCGCAGCGCGCATCGGTACAGGTTACGCTGGACAGCATGCTCAATGCGCTGCATCGCGCCATTCCCTCCCTTCCGCTGACCAATCTCAACAAGCACCGGCCCACCAAATACGCCGCTTACGGCCTGCTGGCAAGGATCTACCTGTACATGCGCAACTTCCCCGAAGCGGGTAAATACGCTGACCTGGCACTTTCCATGCAGCATACCCTGATCGATTATAACGATTATGTGGACGTATGGGATTTCCCGTCTATGGATGCCAATCCGGAAGTGCTGTGGCAGCGCGGTTCGCTGGATTATATGCTGCCGGCCGGCGGAAGGTTGCAGAAAAGCCTGGCAGACCTTTACCCGGATTCCGACCGCCGCAAAACCCTTTTGACGTATGAGTGGCCCGCGGGCTCGGGTTTTTATACCTATAACGCAGAGCCAGGATGGTTCAATTTCGGCAGCACCTTCCCGGAAATGTACCTGACGAAAGCGGAAGCGCTGGCGCGGAACGATCAGCCTGCCGCCGCCATGGACGTCATCAACGAATTGCGCCGCTACCGCATAGACACGGATGCATACGCGCCCCTTACCGCCGCCAATAAAACCGATGCCCTGCAGAAAGTACTGCTGGAGCGAAGGAAAGAGCTCGCCTTCCGCGGACAACGCTGGATGGATATGAAGCGCCTCGACCAGGAGGGGCTCATGCCGAAGGTAGACAGGGTGCTCCGCAGCACCGGCGCCGTACAGGCCACCCTCGCGCCCGGCGACAAAAAATACGTTTTCCAGATACCCGCGCGGGTACAGCAATTCAACCCTGATATCATTTTAAATGACCGCTAA
- a CDS encoding TlpA disulfide reductase family protein — translation MRKLMLCFASGIVLHAAAYAQKGTAALAGQLKKDDITTPLHIRNMDGADLTIPVEADGTFSGKINIPAKGFYDVSGVGNIYLEPGYALNIVYAPDSTYRFTGKGAVENNAFVSASKKLGNYLALGEETLLAQEALYIPMPEFLAKLDAFLDGGKKEFAKSSNASFREIAEKDLAFYAKYVMHMYAIYYGTDLVKQAEFYKFMQSGDRADSNYQRKFRALDSAQRVKRLTKEEKAKLTDLYDVQWDKNDAQLFKQSYWYRYMLSSHLSALQWGKYRDLWMAEGTGRDRRSLIDLTIVQHEVKDPFILSNLRHRHVTNALKMLGDKALRDSLYQNYMATVKRADYRKAVEEIYANANTFGDNKQAPDFTYEDINGKNVSLRDLRGKYVYIDVWATWCGPCKAEIPHLEKVEKAFHGKDITFVSLSVDKQSDKGKWVEFVKNGTLNSIQVLADKDFGSDFVKKFNINAIPRFILISPDGKIVSANALRPSDPKLTEMLEKLLSKG, via the coding sequence ATGAGAAAACTCATGCTTTGTTTCGCGTCGGGCATCGTTCTGCATGCCGCCGCGTACGCCCAGAAGGGCACCGCCGCCCTTGCGGGCCAGCTCAAAAAGGACGATATCACCACACCGTTGCATATCCGTAATATGGATGGTGCCGACCTTACCATTCCCGTAGAGGCCGATGGTACATTCAGCGGGAAGATCAATATTCCCGCAAAAGGTTTCTATGATGTGTCCGGCGTCGGGAATATATACCTCGAGCCTGGATATGCGCTCAACATCGTTTATGCGCCAGACAGTACCTACCGTTTTACCGGCAAAGGCGCGGTGGAAAACAATGCGTTCGTATCCGCCAGCAAAAAACTCGGCAATTACCTCGCCCTGGGCGAAGAAACCCTGCTGGCGCAGGAAGCGCTGTACATCCCCATGCCGGAATTCCTCGCTAAACTGGACGCGTTCCTGGACGGGGGAAAGAAAGAGTTCGCCAAATCATCGAACGCTTCGTTCCGGGAGATCGCAGAAAAAGACCTGGCGTTTTATGCCAAATATGTGATGCACATGTACGCCATTTACTATGGCACCGACCTCGTGAAACAGGCGGAATTCTACAAATTCATGCAATCCGGCGACAGGGCCGATTCCAATTATCAAAGGAAATTCCGCGCACTGGACTCGGCCCAGCGCGTAAAACGGCTGACCAAAGAAGAAAAGGCGAAGCTGACGGACCTGTACGATGTGCAGTGGGATAAAAACGATGCGCAGCTTTTCAAACAGTCGTACTGGTACCGCTACATGTTATCGTCGCACCTGTCGGCGCTGCAGTGGGGGAAATACCGCGATCTGTGGATGGCGGAGGGAACGGGCCGCGACCGGCGCAGCCTCATCGATCTGACGATCGTGCAGCATGAAGTGAAAGACCCCTTCATCCTGTCGAACCTCCGGCACCGGCATGTCACCAACGCCCTGAAAATGCTCGGCGACAAGGCGCTCCGCGATAGCTTGTACCAAAATTACATGGCTACCGTAAAACGCGCGGATTACCGGAAGGCGGTCGAGGAAATCTATGCCAATGCCAACACTTTCGGCGATAATAAGCAGGCGCCCGACTTCACGTACGAAGACATCAACGGCAAAAACGTTTCCCTGCGCGATTTACGCGGGAAGTATGTGTATATCGATGTGTGGGCCACCTGGTGCGGGCCCTGCAAAGCGGAAATTCCGCATCTCGAAAAAGTGGAAAAAGCTTTCCATGGAAAGGATATCACGTTCGTGAGCCTGTCGGTAGACAAGCAATCGGATAAGGGAAAATGGGTGGAATTCGTGAAGAACGGAACGCTGAACAGCATCCAGGTGCTGGCCGATAAGGATTTCGGTTCCGATTTCGTAAAGAAATTCAATATCAACGCCATTCCCCGCTTCATCCTCATTTCGCCGGACGGCAAAATCGTGAGCGCCAACGCGCTGCGGCCTTCCGACCCGAAGCTGACGGAAATGCTGGAAAAGTTACTGTCGAAAGGATAA
- a CDS encoding RNA polymerase sigma-70 factor: MVHLLRRIQEEDDQAAFRELYLSLAPQLLKFAYLYIKSKFIAEEVVNDVFLRLWHRRQHLDEISDLKVYLYVGIRNGISNYFTRNKEWEHVDIDTVSDVALELAIDPEQQMISSELRTRIETAVAGLPPRCRVIFKLIREDGLKYREVAEILNLSVKTIENQVTIAIRKIGDEIYLRTGEGRPAERSSNI; encoded by the coding sequence ATGGTGCATTTGTTAAGACGGATACAGGAGGAAGACGACCAGGCGGCGTTCAGGGAATTGTACCTGTCCCTTGCACCGCAACTCCTCAAATTCGCCTACCTGTATATCAAAAGCAAGTTCATTGCGGAAGAGGTAGTGAACGATGTTTTCCTGCGCCTCTGGCACAGGCGGCAGCACCTCGATGAGATTTCCGATCTGAAGGTATACCTGTATGTAGGCATCCGGAACGGGATTTCCAATTACTTCACCCGGAACAAGGAATGGGAACATGTAGACATCGACACCGTATCGGACGTAGCCCTGGAGCTCGCCATCGATCCGGAACAGCAGATGATTTCCTCCGAATTGCGGACCCGGATCGAAACCGCGGTGGCAGGCCTGCCGCCCCGGTGCCGCGTTATTTTCAAACTGATCCGGGAAGACGGGCTGAAGTACCGGGAAGTAGCGGAAATCCTCAATCTTTCCGTGAAAACGATCGAAAACCAGGTTACCATCGCCATCCGGAAAATCGGCGATGAAATATATTTGCGCACGGGCGAAGGCCGGCCGGCGGAGCGTTCTTCCAATATTTAA
- a CDS encoding FecR family protein, protein MTAEQQRIDILLARHMAGEITPAEREELQQLLKGHADTAFVMEVLNAVQTVTTGRDPELADPDVWAERSWSSLEAAMNAPAAPAAPQEAAPVAKVRRMRPWYYAAAAVIAVAVALPFLFRDKAAISHAAQRNIVIAKGERTSLSLPDGTKVWVNGGSKLSYGEAFGSSNREVCLEGEACFEVAPDEKRPFVVRTGNMDVRVLGTRFNIKAYPEDGQVQAVLLNGKVKLTLRNTAGGQEKDMLLAPGQKVTLGTVAGEGVADRELQLPLEVGAVNPADCDEIAWINDRLVFRDVPFRALARDMERWYDVKIHLEDAALGKELFSGVFDKQDINEALKALQIATPFTYTRNGADVYIRR, encoded by the coding sequence ATGACAGCAGAGCAACAGCGGATCGATATATTATTGGCAAGGCATATGGCAGGCGAGATCACGCCGGCCGAGCGGGAGGAGCTGCAGCAATTGCTGAAGGGCCACGCCGACACGGCTTTTGTGATGGAAGTGCTGAACGCTGTGCAGACCGTAACGACAGGCCGCGATCCGGAACTGGCCGATCCGGATGTTTGGGCGGAAAGAAGCTGGTCTTCGCTGGAAGCCGCCATGAACGCACCGGCAGCGCCGGCAGCCCCGCAGGAAGCCGCGCCCGTTGCGAAAGTCCGCCGTATGCGGCCGTGGTATTACGCCGCTGCCGCGGTCATCGCCGTTGCGGTGGCCCTTCCGTTCCTGTTCAGGGATAAAGCAGCTATTTCACATGCCGCGCAGCGTAACATCGTTATAGCGAAAGGGGAGCGCACCAGCCTCAGCCTGCCCGATGGCACCAAAGTATGGGTCAACGGCGGCAGCAAACTGTCGTATGGCGAAGCGTTCGGCAGCAGCAACCGGGAAGTCTGCCTGGAAGGGGAAGCCTGCTTCGAGGTGGCGCCCGATGAAAAACGACCTTTTGTGGTCCGCACGGGAAACATGGACGTCCGCGTGCTGGGGACCCGCTTCAACATAAAAGCCTACCCGGAAGACGGGCAGGTGCAAGCCGTGTTGCTGAACGGCAAAGTGAAATTAACGCTCCGCAATACCGCCGGCGGCCAGGAAAAAGACATGCTGCTCGCACCGGGCCAGAAAGTGACGCTCGGCACCGTGGCCGGGGAAGGGGTGGCCGACCGGGAATTGCAGCTTCCGCTGGAAGTTGGGGCCGTGAACCCGGCCGATTGCGACGAAATCGCCTGGATAAACGACCGGCTCGTGTTCCGGGACGTTCCGTTCCGCGCGCTCGCCCGGGACATGGAACGCTGGTATGACGTGAAAATTCACCTGGAAGACGCTGCGCTGGGAAAAGAACTCTTCAGCGGCGTGTTCGACAAGCAGGATATCAACGAAGCATTAAAGGCGCTGCAGATCGCAACTCCTTTCACCTATACCCGGAATGGGGCGGATGTGTATATCCGCAGGTAG